In Juglans microcarpa x Juglans regia isolate MS1-56 chromosome 1S, Jm3101_v1.0, whole genome shotgun sequence, the genomic stretch TTTGGTCTCGCAGACAAGACGAGGAAGTAAAAATGAGTCAACTTTGCAGTTCCTCATATAAACCTGGAGAAATCTCCCAAGACCACGATGTGGAGTAAAGGGCGGAAAGATATGAGCAAAGCGTCTGGTGTTCCGAGGACATCTACACCTATAGTTGTTGGTAGGACGACCAGACCTCCACATAGGGCATGTGTTGGAGACAGTGAGCTATGGAGGTGATAGGGCATGTGTTGGAGACAATGGCTGGCATGTGGAGAACCAGTCTCTAAGTGGGTGATTGTTGGATTATATCTGAAGCCTGGTTTGTGAGCGAAAAAGGCGTAGACAAAAAGTTCACTCGACTGTCACTCGACCTGAGCTCAAGCGAAACTCAACCGTGAGTTCGCTCAAGGTGTGCTCGACAGTGGGCTCGAGCTAACATCAAATAGATTGTTCACTCGAGGTGTTTGTGATGTTGGGCTCAAGAGAAGCACTAATCCTAGTGTTGGCTCAAGCGAAGCACTAATATCAAACATATCGCTCGAGCTAATGTTCAATTGGTTGTTCGCTCGAGGTATGCTCGATACCCCCTTGAGCAAAGAACCCAGACTCTACTACCTTAGGGTTTCTCATGCCaacctatatatatgtaatgttttaaagaaacaaGTATGTTCAATGAGAGATTGAACTGGAAAAAGAAGCAAGAGGTGTGTGAGCAatcttgagagagaaaaaggccctagagagagagagttaagatTGTGTGGGTAGAGTGATGCTCTTATAAGTCACCatgtgattgtaatctcctttAGAATAAAATCTCCTACAGCTCTATGGACGCAGACACATTACCGAACCACATTAAATTTTGTATGTCGTGTGTGTGCGCTTGAGTCCTGTGTTTGTACATTATTGTTTTCACTGTCTATCTCGATATCGTTGTATGTGGATGTGGTAACTGATATGGTGCTTTACCACAACAATGTGCAAATAAGCCGTCATGACATATTGCTACTAACAGCGtacttcaatttattttcaaatgtgCAGATAACCTTATGATCCTCATTTCATACTATTGAAATTTATCTgatcaaataacaaatttattattaaacttGATCTCCTATCAAATATATTAATCCCATTTAGCAAAATTTACCTACCATCCAAAATAACGAACTTATATTAACTCTTAtccattattaaaatatcaaccCAACTAAACAACCGTTatccaatgttttgaacatcaaATTtggacttatcaaaaaaaaaaaaaaaaaaaatggccggTTGATGCTAGCTAGGTTGCCCTCCAAAAGTGCCCctagtgtatatattttttttaaatgttaaaaaaaaaccacacaCACAAATTCACCATTGGTgacttttttaaacattttaaaaaaaaaacaaattacaaacaaaatgCAGTACTAGATGACACTCTTGGGAGGCAAATAATTTTGGAGGGCAaccaatcattttccaaaccttaataaataatttcaaccATCCTGCTCGTGTTTCTGATCCGGAATGGAATATCTTGAGAAACGATATAAAAACTTCCTAATGGTAGTAATTGTTTCAAATTCCAATCTCTAAATCAGCTGTCTTCCTTCAAAATCATTCCTTGAGATATTTTTGCATGCATTTCTACTCTTCAAAATCATAATCTTGCTCTTTCCTTCCAAGATTTCTCTAGAACTGTTTGaatctctctttttgttttgtttagtttagtttttaTCTATTGTACGTCAAGataattctatttttgttcAACTTCACGTCCTCTCAAAAATTTGAATAgtggactctctctctctaaaccctctcccttctctctaaactcCCCCAAACTTCAGAATTGgctcgagggggtgggagcttagGCTCCTTCCCCCCTCACTCTTTCCCTCCccctctctgttttcttcttgCATAGTGTTtaggttgtgtttttttttttttttttttttcaggcgaAATAAAGGGAGAATCGCCGATCGTGACTTTTCGGCACCCAATAGCCAACACGCGCCCCACAGGAGGTTGCCCAACCGCCTATCTACACGACCAGCAAATGCGGCCCCAACTAGAATGGAGAGTAGCCCGCATGCGCGAGACGAAAAATTTGGAGCTCGTCGGCATTTGACCCTCACGTGCTACCAAGAAGCTCTCTGCCTTTGCAACACACGGCTGCTCCCGAACCGGCGACTCTGGATCTCCTAAGATAGACCGTCGGTTTTCCCTCCTGCAGCCTTTTTGTgcactttttttccttttttaccgTGTTTTCACAATGTAGTTTATTTAATGCCCtgtctttattttcaagaaaacaaaaaactcaaaaacgTTGTGCCTTCGGACTTAGGTTCAAAGGGTGTTGTCCCTCTTCCGCTTAGGCGGTGATGATGGGGTTTGGTTTCTCCATACTCCGATTAGTTGGGTATGGAGTTGTGTTTACTTGGTTACTGCAAACTCTGTCGTGGACAAAGTTGTGTTATCTGTTAGATTTCGGTCTTTAGAGATTTGATGTCTGGACTAGACCAAGTCAGTCACGAAAGTGTACTGGAAAACTACTAACGTTTGTAATTGGCTTGTTGTTTAAGTCAAATTTATATGTCCTTCTTAATGAATGGAATGAGATCCGTtgcatgttataaaataaataaataaataaattgaacagTGATTACGTGATAATACTTTTGTCCCGCCAGAGATAGGTTTGCTCTCAGGACCGCTTTTATCACATGATGATTTGAGTCCAGCTCAGAAAGATCAGATATCAAATAAATCGATATCTGAAATGTGAACTTATCATCTGTTTGATAGTTTGATTCAAATTATGactatttgatattttatttttattttttatctctatttacatattatcttatatcactcactatccaaacgtaccCTAAAGCTAAATGGGTGTcacattatataattaaaaacctCACGAAGTTTTTTGAAAATCCGAAACCATGCAATATGAACTGCTTCAGTTATTATACAACTCttgcgctttttttttttttttttaagcatttccTTGTCTGTTAAACGATATTCCAACTGCTACGGTCTGTACACGCCTATTAAATGATTAGCAGAGACTATCTACTTTACTTTGGATTGCATTGCAGTGATTAGCATATGAAACCCATATGAGACATAATAGAGAatcagagaacatttttcattaaGTGCATGGATTTACGTTGTAATTCCAAGATCTTACCACTCTGGTAAAACAGAACAGATTTGGTTTAAGAACCGGAGCTGTTAGACGAGTAACACGTACCCCGTAAACAAGACACAAGAGATACGTGTCCCTCTAATGGGTCTAAGAGCTCCAACAAAAATTGGACCCGAGCCAAgtacataatttattaattaaggttaTCATGTATTAATCATTTCCAAGCATGCTTGAGATTTCACCCTATCTTTCATCATTCGGAGTGCTTCATTGCACTTTTGCCTTTGAATGTTGAGTATGGAGGAGATTTTGTTGTATAGAACTCACAGACTCTCCCCAATGACGAGCTATAGGATATAACCAGTTTTATCTGTTACAGTTGAGTTTAAGAAAAttctacctataaaaaagaataCCCAGAATCTCAGATCCTTCATCAAACTGACTCAGGAAATCACTTCTCCAGGGAATTCTTCTGTTCAagccaagaaaaataattaaaacaaaacctaaataGAAAGTCGAGTAATATGATACGATCGTGCGTAAACTCATTGAGCCTCTGAGATTATGGAGTGAAGATGGGCACAAACTTTTGATTAGAGAGCATTCAGCAGCAAGTACGATCTAACCCAACTTTGGACTTGTTAGACAATTCCAATCTGTCAGGAGATCAAGTATACTTGTCTAACAAGTAACAACCATTTGACAAAAACCCTCACCTGCAACTAAACAGACCTGATAAAAGCTTTACAGAAGAAACACAAAACTCACAGGCTTCATTGCTCGAAGGAGAGCGCAAGGGTCAACTCCAATCCCGAGAGTATTGGGGAAAGCAGGCATGGTTCGTCGAGATGAAAAGTCCATATATGACCGTGCTGCTGACCACAACTGGATGGAAAATATGCATGAATATTGAAGGCCTAGAAAATGCATTAATCACATATGACCAGCTATTTTGCACAGGTCAAGACACAGCATGGTACAACTAATGCTTTCTTGGTTCTCCAGCATGGGCTTTGAACCTGTCATTGAGCTTTTGCAAGGGTCCGGCTAGACACACCATGCAACAATTTCACAAATCCAAGGAAACTCAGCTTTCCATCAGTATGCCTAACCCAATCATGAAGAACAGCATGAACAGGGACTGAAGGACCAAGGCCAAGTTCCTGAAAGTGTACAAAAATTCTAAGTCAATCTGTCTCTTGTTAGTTGACAAGATGAATTCAAGCATCAGTGTTTCTCCGGCCAAGTCCAACAAACAAACtgaataaaagcaaaaaatggAAGAGTATTTTTTCGTCTTCCCATTTTGATGAAAAAACCAGCAGTAGTTATCCAAAACAAGAATAAACCAGCAGAATAATCATGGGTTTGCATTTCAACCCAACCAGGGCAGGTAGAAACTGAACATTGAGTGTTAAATTGGGCAATcagatattattaatttaaaagagCTTGTTTATAATAATACTGTGCGATCACTGGATGCAACATAGATCATCCATCTTATTGGGAACAAATTTAATGTTTCCCCTTTCAAGCTGTGACCCAAAACAAAGTTCGCATTAGCACACAGAGAAAGTTGACTGTACAACAGCTTGAAGCGCTGGGCTGATGGGGAGGAAGAAGAGAACTATAAGAAAAGTCTAGCAAGATCAAAATTCAGAAACAGATGAACTATCCCAGTACATATCAACACAGTTTTTTGCAAAACATTGATTCAGTTAGGTGTTTACGTAATTACCAACTTTTCCAATTGCACAATATTCCCCATTGCAgccaaaaaaatgataaatgaaacAGTTGAAAATCACTATCTATctaatttctaataaaacttGGTTCTCCAATCTACATCCTAAaaatagatcttttttttttttagaggtcATGCGCAGGGTAGCATATTGTTGATCAAAGTCATTTCCTACACTGGCCAGCATGCACGcagttatgttattttttaaccaAACATACCGAAGCCAACTCCTCAATAACAATAGCTCTGTTTCCATCCTTCTCAAAAAGTTCATAGGCACAACGAGCATGTTGCTCCCACCGATCAAGAGCCTCAAGTTGATGCACGCTTAGTGCAGCTGCACAGAACTCCTCAAAGTCCATCCTTCTGTATTGCAATGCATTAAGCTGGAGCCAAAGAGAGGCAAAACAACTTGCTGTTAAAGTCAAGATTCAAGAACATTAACGAAAAATAATCACCACATCCAGCAAAGTTGTCAAGCAACCTACCGACACTAGAAAATCAGGGACCCGCGACTCCTTCATAGCTTGTGTTGCATTTTTCATCAAGGCCTAGCAACAGCGAAAGACTGAGGACATAGCTTACAACATCCAGTTTAAATGTAAGATATATTGACAGAAACTAACCACTTTGATATTTTCTAAGCTTATATTGCCGTTTTTGTTTGGTTCCAATAGTGCAAACTGCTCCTTCAAATAAAATAGTTCATCTACAGTCAATGTTTTAGACAGAGCCTGAGACAACAATGAAAAGCAGAATGTAAGAAACTATTAAACGCTGAAATCGAGTTTACCATATGCAGATATAATTAACTTAGCAGACCTAGAACTGAATGATTAGGCTATGAAGAGAGATTTCAATCACTTCCAAAAAATCTAACACTTTAGATTGCATAAAAACTACCGAAGAACAGATTAGTAAATTATCTCCACTTATAGATGGCATCATATACACACCCTTAAAGCAGCTTTTCGTAGAGATGATGATCGCATATAAGCCTTCATGAGCTTGAATACAAGTATATCCAGAGGCACTTTTACATCATTAGAACTTTTAATCCAGGGATGACCTGCAAGAAAACTGTTTGAGCAACACTATAATTACATGAGAACAACAACCAAACACTTTTGGAAGTGGATGAGGCACTATACTTAGAGCTTGAGCAGCTGTCATTCGTTTTCGTGGGTCTTTATTCAAAAGCCGCTTAACAAAATCTCTGGCCTCAGCAGACAAAGATGGCCAAGGCGGCTCATCAAAACTTGGATCAGCTTTTAATACAGCCCGAAAGATCCCAGACTCAGTTCTGGCCCAAAACGGACGGCTACCACACAATAGGATATAAGCAATTACACCAATACTCCAGACATCAGCCTCTGTACTGTATGATCTATGCAGAACTTCAGGAGCTACATAATATGCACTACCAACAATGTCGTTCAGCCTTTCATCTGCAAAGCAATTGAAACATTTTAACCATTGACACGTTCAAAGAGCTATTATATAGTACGTAGTATAgccttatatataattataaacgAGGACAAACCTAGTTTCACGAAATCTGACAAGCCAAAATCTATGGCCTTCAGTTGTGAGTTCTCATCCCTTGACGCAAAAAGGAAATTCTGATGCAGCAATAATTAACTATACTTGGTGAGAGAGtaaatcaatgaaaaaaaatcagagtGCAACGAGCACATGCAGCAAGAAACTTTGAAACTGCTGTTATAAACATTGCTGAACAACTGATTCACAAAAACAAGTACAATAGGTATCAAGTCTTTGCTCACTGAGCTTCCCCAACTTTTGCATCCTGGCAAATTGCAGGCTGTCAGCATTTACAAACTACTTCCTCTGTTTAACCCCTGACCTCTTTGAGAGATAGAGGGACTGACTATATATTAGAGCCATCTTGAAGAATTTAGAGGGAGACAATTACAGCAAAGTAGTTATCTCTATCTAAAGGTGTACTCCGGCAGAAATCAATCTAATTTTCTAAAGATAgtgaaataaatagaatatactCCACCTCAGGTTTAAGATCACGGTGCACCACACCCTGGAGATGGCAAAAGGCAACAACATTTAATATCTGTATCATGACAGCCTTTGCATCATCTTCCGTGTATTTCCCACCCCTGCAAAGGAAAAGGGCATGCAAGTATAAGCTAAGATGCATGTAACTGCTTTATCAGCTACCTATCAGCTTTGTCTTTCATaacttcctttttcttctcctcacCCATCAACTTTAGTAGGCTCAAAGAGCACTTTTTTGGATCTTGCTAGCGAAGAGATATATACCTTGAGAGAATTCTGTCTAAGAGCTCCCCTCCTTCGCATAACCTGAGAGGTGCAAGACAATCCACCAGGGCTCATTAAAATAATACTTCATAAGCAATTGTTGATGAGTCCTCCCAATAGAGAGCAAAAGCTCAGAAGATATTTTCCAAAACGTAACAAAAACATTAACAGCAGCATCAATTTAATGAAAAGCTTGCAGTCAGAGCTTACTCCATTACTATATACACATTGTCATGGTCTTCATAAGCATCATAGAACTTTACGAGATTGTTATGCCCAGTCAATGCTCTCAATATTTTCACCTCTCTTCTCACATCCTCAATGGCAATGGCAGTGTTCATctaacaaaaacaattaaaaaaaaaaaagcaaataagACACAGTAACGAAATCCAAAAGACAGCGCACCATACAGTGCTATAAACTAACATAAACACTTCCACCAAagataaaaatagaaactttgGATGAAGGATAAACAAAAAATCCTGATAACCAATATGGTAAAACAATGACTAGAAATGGTTTACTATTAGCATAAAGCAAGTAGAATGGAAACTATAAGTCATAAAGCGAGTAGAATGGCTATTCTATGTAACATCAGGATGACAAACACTTTAATCTCCCACATCAATTTTGCCTTTTATAAGTAATCATGAATTTTATTCATTCTTAATAGGCGTGGACCAAGTAAACATGTTAATCCCCCACATGGATGACCCATATGAGCAGAACCTCATAGCATaagttattaaattttcatctcttttgcTAGAACATTCTGCCAGGTTCTTTAACTTAACTCCACAGAAAATTTTATTCACAGAACTCTCCCAATAAAAATGGATTCTTTATAGAAATCTGAAAATGGTGTGATATTTACACGAAGAAGAAAAGATTTTCCCAAACTTCACTATTTATTGGgaatattacacacacacatatatgtgcAAATGGTAGGGGGATGAATACACTTTTCACTCTCAAACTACCATGGGTTTGCACTTTGCACCACAATCTATCAAAACTAAGGCATTGCCCGCTTAAACtataaaaatcaaccaaaaaaaaaaagtataaaaactTTACATTTTGCATCCTCTTAAAATGTCAAGATTGTGCATCctctcttaattttcttttttttttattggcactgggtgtccagAAACAAAGTCCGGACTTAAACGAGGATGCAAAGTGTcggttttttttattcatcttaacaGTTAGAATTACACGAGGATGCAATGTGTTAGTTTTTAGTAGTTTGAATGTGTGAAGTGTACTTTTCCCAATGATGCATGAAATTTTCCCATTCATGCATGACGTCCATGGCAAAATTAACTCTTTTATCTTTTCCATAACTAAAGGTGAAAAGAGTTCAAAAAATCTTCTAACCAAACTTTACTTGGATACCAATAAACATGaaaaaacaaagggaaaaaaattcgATTGTACGACTCGACCCTATAGTCTAATTGGTTCCTTCTAAAGCCTAATAATTCGAGGCCAACTTGTTGACCAAATACTTCTACGTAGCAACACAagtaataataacattaatcaAATCTAACACGTCATAGTCGGAGCACTAGCGCCagatttatttaaagaaaatctcaactCCAATCATTATCAGACCTCCGCTACCACCTTAGACCTCTAACAGCGATCAAAGGCCTCTTCATATTATCCGCTAAACACATGAGCAATCGCATGAAATTACTGACGAGCAAAATCGATAAGAATCATCATATTCCTCTTTTGCGTTTCCCACACAGAATTACGAGTGATATAAAATCATCATATAATAACCCGCCTACGGATCCAATCTCTACGGTGCCTCTCTAATCTTTGATTTGCAGAACCAATAATTCACTAACTAATAAGGTATACCTATAGTGAGAAATGCATTCATACTAACTACAgcaaaaattaaacaaaattagaCATAAAATTAAGGCGAACCTTGGCTTTGGGTATGACTTTTACGGCAACCTGGTGGCCTTTGAGCTCGCCCTTCTTGAACTTGGCGGCGCAAGTGTACCCGAAATGTCCTCTCCCAACCTCGTCTCCCAGCTCGTACTTGTTCCCGAAATGCTTGGAGAACCCAAAGCTCTTGTCCAGCCCGGTCACCTGCTCCGCCTCGCTCCCCTCCGGTATCGCCGCCTCGTTCGGCTTCACCAATCCGTGTCGCAGGGCCAGCACCGCCCGTATATGCTTCGCCGGAGACGGTGGCGGGAACGGCCGCTTGAAGAACCGCTTGGGAGTCGAGTTCGAGCTCGCATTTGCCGGAGATCTGGCCGGAGACTTCTTCGAGAAGAGGTAGTGCGCCGGGCTGGGACTGTAGAACGGAAATGACGGTGATTTCTTCCCGTTCTGCTCGGCGGTAGGTTTCTGGCTATCGCCATTGCCATTGGCAGAGCTGGAAGTTGTTTTGGTGCTATCCTTGGCCTGGACGGATTTATTCTGAACCGGTGTAAAATTGTTCCCGGCAGGTTCAGGATCGAACTTCGGAGAAGAAAGGCTGGTTGCGGAGTGTTTGGAGATGCAGAGACCCATCTGAATATCCTCCCAAACGCGGAGTGTAGGGATTTCacttccaaattcaagtcaGTGCATCGTAATTCTTATGGATAATGGATTTGAAATTCTTCgggaattgaaaaaaaaaaaaaaaaaacaaaacaaaacaaaaactcagGCTTGTCTCCGAGTGATTGGAAGCGTTAACAATGGTGGGATGGAGAAAGCGAAGGGCGTGGGATCCATAGAAGCTGATAAAAAGGAAACGACGATTGCttcgctttttctttttcttaattccaCGACTTATAAATTCGTTTAAActattatttgagttttttttttttttttaaacttaaactattatttgagttatttacttttccatatttatattacttttttattttttggtcgacgtattaatatttttaattgatcGAGCTATGGCACGTGGAGAGGTATGATCGGTGGCACGTAAAAAGACTATTTCATTCCACGTGGCGTGCATTGGGGCTCGTTCTTCCTCAATTAACGTAACTTGACATCTCGATAATAATTGGCTGGTAGTTGTATATTTTGAGTGAACCAAAATGAGAATACAGCTATTTTATAATTAGcctataattaaattttcaaaaaaaattatgctctGGAGTTTATCAAAAATATAGGCATTTAGTTTTTTCTAGAATacttaattcaaacaatttttttaaattttctaaaacatatcattaatagttttttttttagttaaatatcATTAATAGTTGGAATGTTGTTGTGCTCATGTTAATGTAGTATtattgcttagaaaaaaaaaatgttaatgtaGTATTAAATTTATGCTTTTAAGATcatttacataatcataaatcttaataatataatatttttataagaataattcttctcatcagttactattcactaatTTACACTCagcattatattaaaaatatttcacaatttatgaaaaaaattataaaatataaaatatgaaaataaataataactaatatatatagttgtaacaaaactctttttttataataggtcgataatattattttttattacaaatatatcCAATAATTACTCAGTAAATAATGACAAAaatctccaatttttttttttacaaggatTTCCTGTTTTTGAGGAAAACATTTGACATTTTCATTCATGTAACGTTTAGAGCAAGCAGGAGGAGCGCAGCCGCGTCCAAAAGTCAAAACCACGCCGCAGTGTTCTGGCTTTCTTCCTGGACAAGCTACCTTGGTGGCTAGTTCCTCGTATTAATTTTGCGAAGGATATATAAAATacgaaaaattctatacattatatttttatttgata encodes the following:
- the LOC121246915 gene encoding CDPK-related kinase 5-like, with translation MGLCISKHSATSLSSPKFDPEPAGNNFTPVQNKSVQAKDSTKTTSSSANGNGDSQKPTAEQNGKKSPSFPFYSPSPAHYLFSKKSPARSPANASSNSTPKRFFKRPFPPPSPAKHIRAVLALRHGLVKPNEAAIPEGSEAEQVTGLDKSFGFSKHFGNKYELGDEVGRGHFGYTCAAKFKKGELKGHQVAVKVIPKAKMNTAIAIEDVRREVKILRALTGHNNLVKFYDAYEDHDNVYIVMELCEGGELLDRILSRGGKYTEDDAKAVMIQILNVVAFCHLQGVVHRDLKPENFLFASRDENSQLKAIDFGLSDFVKLDERLNDIVGSAYYVAPEVLHRSYSTEADVWSIGVIAYILLCGSRPFWARTESGIFRAVLKADPSFDEPPWPSLSAEARDFVKRLLNKDPRKRMTAAQALSHPWIKSSNDVKVPLDILVFKLMKAYMRSSSLRKAALRALSKTLTVDELFYLKEQFALLEPNKNGNISLENIKVALMKNATQAMKESRVPDFLVSLNALQYRRMDFEEFCAAALSVHQLEALDRWEQHARCAYELFEKDGNRAIVIEELASELGLGPSVPVHAVLHDWVRHTDGKLSFLGFVKLLHGVSSRTLAKAQ